From Candidatus Bathyarchaeota archaeon:
ATCTTATTTCACCACATCAAGAGCTTGACCAATTATAAACATTTCAGGGCCTGTTGTGAGTAACCCTGCCACTACGTTATTGCTGTTCCCTATTAACCCTGTGGCTACATAAGGTATACCGCAGTTTATGCTTCCAACATCCACAGGCACCTTCAACACCTCTTCCAGAACTTGCTTTTCTTCCTCCTTAATCAACGGATGCGCTAAAACGCCTTTATTTGTAGCTAAAGCCAACGAACCAACGTATGGCAAACCTGCAACCTCCCCACGAACAACATCAACGCCCAAAGTGTCAGCTATTTTCCTAGTAGTTTTGGGTTTAAGCCTTGGGTCAACAACAGCGCCATAATCGTTTGTAAGAACCATGTTTCCATAAGCAGTCCTTTTCGTCTCCATAACTGTCAAATTGGCGTCGTCGTATACTGTCTTTATAACTTCAAGTTCTTCCTCTCGCACGTAGTGAGGTAAGATTATACCGTTCGAGTTAGCACAAGCCAGAGCCCCTACAATTACCGAGCCGCCGAGAGTCGTCTTAGCCACCTTAACACCAAGCCATTCTTCCACGTTATCGGCTTTTGGTTCGGGCGCTTGCAGAGGAATTATCGCCATTTTGTCAGTAGCCAAAGAATAGACTCCTATACTTGCGCTTCCAAAAAGATTTAGCAAGAAAATTGCCAACCGGTCGTCTCCTAAGCTAGGAAAATAGTTACGTTGCCTTCTTCATCTTTGGCAGCGCGAATTCTTAATTTCCGAGGAGGTTTCTCGATTCCTCGACTCCAAATTTCCTCGTTAACTTCATTGCTAATTATTATTCTTCCTGCTTCTTCTCCCTCTTCTTCCTCGATAGCTACTTCGCCA
This genomic window contains:
- a CDS encoding 60S ribosomal protein L31 is translated as MPPKKRAPKAIRIMKAFIQRHMKVGEVAIEEEEGEEAGRIIISNEVNEEIWSRGIEKPPRKLRIRAAKDEEGNVTIFLA
- a CDS encoding translation initiation factor IF-6 produces the protein MAIFLLNLFGSASIGVYSLATDKMAIIPLQAPEPKADNVEEWLGVKVAKTTLGGSVIVGALACANSNGIILPHYVREEELEVIKTVYDDANLTVMETKRTAYGNMVLTNDYGAVVDPRLKPKTTRKIADTLGVDVVRGEVAGLPYVGSLALATNKGVLAHPLIKEEEKQVLEEVLKVPVDVGSINCGIPYVATGLIGNSNNVVAGLLTTGPEMFIIGQALDVVK